GCTGGCACGCGATGGCCGGGCTTCTGGAGGGCTCCTCAGGAATCGGCCTGGCCCTCCTGACTGCGATTGGAAGGCGGGAACCCAGCTGGGACCGCTTCCTCTACATCTCATCCGTGCCGATGGCAAATCGTTGATGTAGGTTGTCGGCCGCGACCTGGGCCTCGAGCGAGCTGTACGGCGCCTCGGCACGCGTGAGGGCGAGCCGGAGTGCCCTCTCGCGCTCGAACGTGCTCATCGAGTCGTAGCGTTTCAGCAGATCCCGGAGCTCGGCCGTTCGGTCACGGTCGCTCACCACGTAGTGGATCGCGATGGTGATTCCCTCCCCCACGGATCCCGTCTTGATGAACATCACACCTTACGCCCGCCCTGGCAGTACCCCTCGCAGCAGCGATTGCGGCCAGCCCGGCTCCTGCCACTTTTGATAGCATAGGTACGATGCCAACACCCAACGATGCCAGGGTGAGACGTCCGCCGATCCCGCCGCAGAAGGCCGGACCGCCGCGGCCCGGCGAACCCAATGCTCCCGTGTCGCCGCCCCCGATGCCGCCACGCCGCACGTGGCTCTTCTTCCTGTTCATCATCCTGCTCAACTTCCTCCTGATCCGGTTCCTCTTCCCCGGTCCACAGGTCGTGAAGGTCCCCTACACGACGTTCAAGGAAGAGGCGGTGCGCGGGAACGTCCAGCGGATCTATAGCCGCGGCGAGAGCATCACGGGCCGCTTCCGTGCCGGAGTCACCTTCCCCGCGAAACCGGACAGCGCGTCCGGAGTGGCGCCGCGCCGTGTCACGGACTTCTCGACGACGCTCCCCGCGTTCGTCGACGCGGGGCTCGAGACGCTCCTCATCGCGCACGGCGTGGAGATCAGCGCCGAGCCGATCCAGCAGGACAACATCTGGATCAGCCTCCTCCTCTCGTTCGCGCCCGCGCTCCTCATCATCGGCCTCTACGTCTGGATCTTCCGGCGCGCGGCCCGCCAGGGCGGCGGAATGGGCGGCCTCATGGGCATCGGCCGGAGCACGGCGCGGCGGTTCGACAAGGAGACGGAGCAGCGCGTCACGTTCGACGACGTGGCCGGGATCGAGGAGGCCGAGCAGGAGCTGGTCGAGATCGTCGACTTCCTGAAGGACCCCGCGAAGTACACGCGGCTCGGCGGGGCCGCGCCGAAGGGCGTGCTGCTCGTGGGCGCGCCCGGCACCGGGAAGACCCTCCTCGCGCGGGCGGTCGCGGGCGAGGCGGGCGTGCCCTTCTTCTCCATGAGCGGATCCGAGTTCGTGGAGATGATCGTGGGCGTCGGCGCCGCGCGCGTGCGGGATCTCTTCCGGCAGGCTCGTGAGAACGCGCCCGCGATCATCTTCATCGACGAGCTCGACTCGATCGGACGCGCGCGAGGCATGACCGCGATCGGCGGCGCGGCGGAGCAGGAGCAGACGCTGAACCAGATCCTGACCGAGATGGACGGCTTCTCGAGCCGCGAGGGGATCATCGTCCTCGCCGCGACGAATCAGCCCGACGTCCTGGACCGCGCCCTCCTGCGCCCCGGCCGGTTCGACCGGCGCGTCGTCGTGAACCTCCCCGACCGGGCCGGGCGCCAGGCGATCCTCGAGGTCCACACGCGCCGCGTCCCGCTCGCGAAGGACGTGAATCTGGGCGAGGTCGCGCAGGCCACGCCCGGGCTCGCGGGCGCCGATCTGCGCAATCTGGTGAACGAGGCCGCGCTCCTCGCGGCGCGGCGCGAGCAGAACGAGGTGCATCAGAAGGACTTCCTCGACGCGCTCGAGAAGATCGTGCTCGGCCCGGAGCGGCCGCTCCTCCTGAGCGCCGCCGATCGGGAGCGGATCGCGTACCACGAAGGGGGACACGCCGTCCTCGGGCTCCTCGTGCCGGGGGCCGATCCCGTGCACCGCGTCTCGATCGTCCCGCGCGGCATGGCGCTGGGGGTGACCTATCAGCGTCCCGAGAGCGACCGGTACAACTATCCCGAGGACTACCTACGCGCGCGCGTGATCGGCATGCTGGGCGGGCGCGCGGCCGAGGAGATCGTCTTCGGAACGAAGACCACGGGGGCGCAGAACGACATCGAGCAGGCGACACGGCTCGTGCGCGACATGGTCACGCGCTGGGGCATGAGCGACAAGCTCGGGATGGTGAACCTGGCGCCGCGCGAGAATCCCTACCTCGCGGTGGACGGCTGGGGCGGCCCCAAGCCCTACAGCGAGCAGACCGGGAGCACGATCGATTCCGAGGTGCTGCGCATCATCGGCGAGAGCCATGACGAGGCCAAGCGGCTCCTGGCCGAGCACCGCGCGGCGCTGGACGCGCTCGCGCGCGCGCTCCTCGAGCGTGAGACGCTGGACGAGGAGGAGATCCTCCGGGTGACCGGGCTCAGGCCCGCGCCGGCGCTCCGGGAGGGGAAACTCCCGGGGTGAGCGTCCCGATCCGTTTCCTCGCCTGCTGCGGCACCTGCTCCACGGGCGTGAACCGCCCCTGGAAGAACCGTAGGAACGGCGGCTCGTACGCGAAGCGGAGCCCCCGGAGCGTCTCTCGCCTCTTGTAGAGCCGGATGATCCCGTCGGCGACGGCGCGCATGTGGTCGTTCGTGTAGACCCGGCGCGGAATCGTGAGCCGCACCAGCTCGAGCGCCGGCCGGTAGTTCCGCCCGGTGTTCGGATCCCGCCCCTTCGACACGTTGCCCCGCTCCATCACCCGCACGCCGGTTTCGAGGTAGATCTCGGCCGCCAGCCTCTGCGCGGGGAACTCGTCCTGGTCGATGTGCGGCAGGAAGCGCTTCGCGTCGATGAAGATCGCGTGGCTTCCCGGCGGCATCACGATCGGCACCCCGGCCTCGAGGAGCCGCGAGGCGAGAAATCCTGC
The sequence above is a segment of the Candidatus Eisenbacteria bacterium genome. Coding sequences within it:
- the ftsH gene encoding ATP-dependent zinc metalloprotease FtsH, with amino-acid sequence MRRPPIPPQKAGPPRPGEPNAPVSPPPMPPRRTWLFFLFIILLNFLLIRFLFPGPQVVKVPYTTFKEEAVRGNVQRIYSRGESITGRFRAGVTFPAKPDSASGVAPRRVTDFSTTLPAFVDAGLETLLIAHGVEISAEPIQQDNIWISLLLSFAPALLIIGLYVWIFRRAARQGGGMGGLMGIGRSTARRFDKETEQRVTFDDVAGIEEAEQELVEIVDFLKDPAKYTRLGGAAPKGVLLVGAPGTGKTLLARAVAGEAGVPFFSMSGSEFVEMIVGVGAARVRDLFRQARENAPAIIFIDELDSIGRARGMTAIGGAAEQEQTLNQILTEMDGFSSREGIIVLAATNQPDVLDRALLRPGRFDRRVVVNLPDRAGRQAILEVHTRRVPLAKDVNLGEVAQATPGLAGADLRNLVNEAALLAARREQNEVHQKDFLDALEKIVLGPERPLLLSAADRERIAYHEGGHAVLGLLVPGADPVHRVSIVPRGMALGVTYQRPESDRYNYPEDYLRARVIGMLGGRAAEEIVFGTKTTGAQNDIEQATRLVRDMVTRWGMSDKLGMVNLAPRENPYLAVDGWGGPKPYSEQTGSTIDSEVLRIIGESHDEAKRLLAEHRAALDALARALLERETLDEEEILRVTGLRPAPALREGKLPG